A single window of Carassius gibelio isolate Cgi1373 ecotype wild population from Czech Republic chromosome A19, carGib1.2-hapl.c, whole genome shotgun sequence DNA harbors:
- the ctss1 gene encoding cathepsin S, ortholog 1, with translation MLVIRVLLCVSLVCSEISLSDDQWMAWKSQHNKAYRNSREERHRRGVWEQNLLDIMKHNEETAVGLHSYTLGLNQLSDMTADEVNQWNGLLEEDVLGVNMTFPPPSQHPLPPRVDWTEHGMVSPVQNQGPCGSCWAFSAVGALEGQMKRRTGSLVPLSPQNLMDCSVSLGNRGCRGGYLSRAFLYVIQNHGIDSNTFYPYEHKQGTCRYSVTGRAGYCSGFRILPRHNEAALQYAVANIGPVSIGINAKLASFHKYRSGIYSDPKCSSLLINHAVLVVGYGSENGQDYWLVKNSWGTAWGENGFIRMARNKNMCGISSFSIYPTISSPAPELPV, from the exons atgCTGGTGATCAGGGTTCTGCTGTGTGTGTCGCTGGTCTGTTCTGAGATCAGTCTGTCTGATGATCAGTGGATGGCCTGGAAATCTCAACACAACAAGGCCTACAGAAACtca agAGAGGAGCGTCACAGGAGAGGCGTCTGGGAGCAGAATCTTCTGGATATCATGAAACATAACGAGGAGACGGCCGTCGGTCTGCACTCGTACACACTGGGACTGAACCAGCTCAGCGACATG actgCAGATGAGGTCAATCAGTGGAATGGTTTACTGGAGGAAGATGTTCTCGGGGTCAACATGACGTTCCCTCCTCCATCACAGCATCCTCTTCCTCCGCGGGTCGACTGGACGGAGCACGGGATGGTCAGCCCCGTCCAGAACCAG gGCCCGTGTGGCTCGTGCTGGGCGTTCAGTGCTGTCGGTGCTCTGGAGGGTCAGATGAAGAGGAGAACCGGTTCTCTGGTCCCCTTGAGTCCGCAGAACCTGATGGACTGCAGTGTGAGTCTGGGGAACCGCGGCTGCAGAGGAGGATATCTGAGCCGAGCCTTTCTCTACGTCATCCAGAACCACGGCATCGACTCCAACACCTTCTACCCGTATGAACACAAG CAGGGTACGTGTCGATACTCTGTGACGGGAAGAGCTGGATATTGCTCAGGTTTCCGGATTCTTCCACGTCACAATGAGGCGGCGCTGCAGTATGCCGTTGCTAACATTGGACCCGTGTCCATCGGTATCAACGCCAAACTTGCTTCCTTCCACAAATACAGAAGTG gaatCTACAGCGATCCGAAGTGCAGCTCTTTGCTGATCAATCATGCGGTTCTAGTTGTGGGATACGGCTCAGAAAATGGACAAGACTACTGGCTGGTGAAAAACAG CTGGGGAACGGCGTGGGGTGAAAACGGCTTCATCCGCATGGCACGAAATAAAAACATGTGTGGGATATCCAGCTTTTCCATTTACCCCACCATCTCATCGCCGGCACCTGAGCTTCCTGTCTGA